In the Mesorhizobium sp. M1D.F.Ca.ET.043.01.1.1 genome, CCTACGCCTATATGGACCGGCTGGCGCGCCGCCTCGACGCCGGGCTCACTGCCGTCATCGACCGATACAGGCTGCCCTGGCACGTCGCGCGGGTCGGTGCCCGCGTCGAGTTCATCTGCGCGCCCGGCCCGCTGAGGAATGGCGGCGAGGCGGAAAAGGCGCATGCGCCCGAGCTAGAAGCCGCCATCCATGTCGCGCTGGTCAACCGCGGCGTGCTGATCGCGCCGTTCCACAACATGATGCTGATCTCGCCGGCGACGACGGCGGCGCAGGTGAGCCGGCTGATCACCGCTTTCAGCGCGGTTGCGGCAAGGCTTGCGGCGTGAGACAAGCTGCCATGGACAATCCGAACGCTGTCACGACCTCGCCTTCCGGATCGACGCCCGCCGAGGCAAAAGCCTTTCTCGACGCCCATCCCGAGATCGAGGCCTTCGACATCGTGCTCACCGACGCCAACGGCATCGGCCGCGGCAAGATCGTGCGCCGGCATGAGCTGAAGAGCATCTTCGAGGGTGGCCGGCACATGCCGATCTCGATCCTCGGCCTCGACATCACCGGCGAGGATGTCCACGACACCGGCCTGATCTGGGACACAGGCGACGGGGATCTGCGCGCATGGCCCATTCCCGGCACGCTGGTGCCGCTGCACGGCACCAGGCCGCCGCGCGGCCAGGTGCTGATGTCGATGTATCATCTCGACGGCCAGCCGATGACCTCCGACCCGCGGCTGGTGCTGGCAAGGCAGGTGGAGTTGCTGGCGGCAAGAGGCCTGCATCCGGCCGGCGCCTTCGAGCTGGAATTTTTCCTGCTCGCCAACGAACGCGACGCTGACGGCAAGGTGCAGCCCGCCCGCGCCGTGCTCGACGGCCGCCGCTCGGGTAAGACGGAGGTCTATTCGGTCGACCATCTGCACGGCATGGAGCCGCTGTTTTCCGACATCTACGCCGCCGCGAAGGCGCAAGGCATACCCGCCGAGACGATCATTTCCGAATATGCGCCCGGCCAGTACGAGCTGACGCTCAACTACCGCCGGGACGTGATGCGGGCGGCCGACGACCTCATCATGCTGAAGCGGCTGGTCAGGGCGCAGGCGCGCCGGCACGGCGTCACTGCCTGTTTCATGGCCAAGCCGATCGAGACCTATGCCGGCTCGGGCATGCATTTCCACGTGTCGCTGCAGGACGACGCCGGCAGGAACGTGTTCACCGAAGCCGCCGGCGAGAAATGGTCACCAAAGCTGCTCAACGCCCTTGGCGGCCTTGTCGGCACAATGGCGGAATCGATGCTGGTGTTTGCACCGCACGCCAATTCATGGCGCCGCTTTGTCTCGCAGTCCTACGCGCCGGTGGCGCCGACCTGGGGCGTCAACAACCGGTCGGTGGCGCTTCGGGTGCCGGCGGGTGACGCCGGGAACCGCCGCATCGAGCACCGGCCGTCTGGCGTCGACGCCAACCCCTATCTGGTGGCGGCGACGGTGCTGGCCGGCATCGTCAAGGGCCTCGACGAGGGGCTGGACCCCGGCCCGGAAACAACCGGCAACGGTTATGAGCAGACCACGGAAACCTCGGCCATGCCGGCCGACTGGCGCGCCGCGATCGAAGCGGCAAAGGCTTCCGATTTCCTGAAAGCGGCGCTCGGCCACGACCTGCACCGCACCTTCGTGGCGATCAAGCAGGCGGAATATCTGCGCGTCGCGCGCACCGTCAGCGAGCTGGACTACCACCTCTACCTGCACGAGGTGTGAGGAACGGGAACCATCGCCAGCCTCGGCCATTTCAAGTTCAAAAGCGGGCGAGATAGGACGATGGCAACAACACCGTCAGCAACGGCCTTGCAGCGTGAAGCGAGGCGTCCAGTGAGGCACATCCCTGCGCCCGAGGCAGAGCCGGCTGCAGGGGAAGATGCCACCTCCATCGGCGAGGCGCGCGAGGCGGCAAAGGGCTGCCGCCGCTGCCAGCTCTGGCGCAATGCGACGCAAACCGTATTCGGCGAGGGGCCGGAAACCGCAGAGGTGGTCTTCGTCGGCGAACAGCCCGGCGACCAGGAGGATTTGGCCGGCAAGCCCTTTGTCGGCCCGGCGGGCAGAATATTCGACAGCATCCTCGACGACGCCGCGATCGACCGCCGCAAGGTCTATGTGACCAATGCGGTGAAACACTTCAAATTCGAGCCGCGCGGCAAAAGACGCATCCATTCCAAGCCGAATGCCGGCGAGATCCGGGCCTGCCGCTGGTGGCTGGACAAGGAACTCGACCTGATCGAGCCGAACCTGGTGGTGGCGCTGGGCGCGACGGCGGCGCAAGCGCTGCTCGGCAAGGCGGTGCCGGTGTTGAAGATGCGTGGCGCGGTGATCGAGCGCGATGGGCTGCGCGTGTTCATCACCATCCACCCCTCGCTCATCCTGCGCATCCGCGAACCGGCGGACAAGGACGCCGAGCGCGAGCGGTTTTTGAAGGATATGCGGAAGGTGAAGCGGCTGATGGCTGCTTAGGCTCTTTCGCCCCGACCGTGCTATCTAATCAAAATCGCCCTGAGATCGTTGACGTTCGTGCCCGTGGGACCGGGGACAAACAGATCATCCACCGCATTGAAGGCCGTCCAGGCATTGTTGCCGGCAAGCATCGCCTTGGCGTCGACACCTGCCGCACGCATACGCGCCACCGTCGAGCCGTCGGCGAAGGCGCCGGCATTATTCTCCGAGCCGTCGATGCCGTCGGTATCAGCGGCCAAGGCATGGATGCCGTTCATGCCATCGATACCGATGGCGAAGGCGAGCAGGAATTCGGAATTGCGGCCGCCCTTGCCCTTGGCCCGCAAGGTAACGGTCGTCTCGCCTCCCGAAAGGATCAGCACCGGCTTGGCGAAAGGCCGGTTGCGCGTCGCGACCTCGCGGGCGATCGCGGCATGGACGCCGCCGACCTCGCGCGCCTCGCCCTCAATCGAATCCGACAGGATGACGGCGTCGATGCCTTGCCGCTTCGCCTCGGCAGCCACCGCCTCCAGCGAGACGCCGGCCGAGGCGATGAGATGCACTTCATTGCCGGCAAAGCGCGGATCGTCGGGACGCGGAGCATCGGCGGCGGACGACTGGATGTGCGCCATGACGG is a window encoding:
- a CDS encoding glutamine synthetase family protein, encoding MDNPNAVTTSPSGSTPAEAKAFLDAHPEIEAFDIVLTDANGIGRGKIVRRHELKSIFEGGRHMPISILGLDITGEDVHDTGLIWDTGDGDLRAWPIPGTLVPLHGTRPPRGQVLMSMYHLDGQPMTSDPRLVLARQVELLAARGLHPAGAFELEFFLLANERDADGKVQPARAVLDGRRSGKTEVYSVDHLHGMEPLFSDIYAAAKAQGIPAETIISEYAPGQYELTLNYRRDVMRAADDLIMLKRLVRAQARRHGVTACFMAKPIETYAGSGMHFHVSLQDDAGRNVFTEAAGEKWSPKLLNALGGLVGTMAESMLVFAPHANSWRRFVSQSYAPVAPTWGVNNRSVALRVPAGDAGNRRIEHRPSGVDANPYLVAATVLAGIVKGLDEGLDPGPETTGNGYEQTTETSAMPADWRAAIEAAKASDFLKAALGHDLHRTFVAIKQAEYLRVARTVSELDYHLYLHEV
- a CDS encoding UdgX family uracil-DNA binding protein (This protein belongs to the uracil DNA glycosylase superfamily, members of which act in excision repair of DNA. However, it belongs more specifically to UdgX branch, whose founding member was found to bind uracil in DNA (where it does not belong), without cleaving it, appears to promote DNA repair by a pathway involving RecA, rather than base excision.), yielding MATTPSATALQREARRPVRHIPAPEAEPAAGEDATSIGEAREAAKGCRRCQLWRNATQTVFGEGPETAEVVFVGEQPGDQEDLAGKPFVGPAGRIFDSILDDAAIDRRKVYVTNAVKHFKFEPRGKRRIHSKPNAGEIRACRWWLDKELDLIEPNLVVALGATAAQALLGKAVPVLKMRGAVIERDGLRVFITIHPSLILRIREPADKDAERERFLKDMRKVKRLMAA